Within Bacillus sp. Marseille-Q1617, the genomic segment GAAGTTCAGAATGTGGGGGAGAACCATTACATCATTGACGCTAAACTGCTGCTTCACGAAGTGAACGACCTGCTGGAAACGAACATATTACATGACAGCATCGATACCATCGGGGGATGGTATCTCGAGGAGAGCATGAATCAGCAGAACAAGGAAATTAAAACTGAAAACGGTTTTTTATTTACCATCCATGAGGGGGACGGACACCATATTCATTATTTGGATGTAAAAAAATTAAATTAACCAGCAAAAAAACAAAAAGGCTTGATTCAACTCAAGCCTTTTTGCGTTTTATAGTGTACTCTATATGTTGGTTAAATTAAAGTATCAGATGGTTTTATCTACAAGCATTTCATAATGAGGTGAGTTCATATCTTTCATGAAAGTATCCAATTCCTCTTTTGTCTTTTCGTCAAGACCTTTGTAAATCAGGAAGGCCTTCGTCTTTTCAGAAGTAATCATCTTTCTGTAAAGTTTAGAAATTTTTTTACTCCTGTGGGTGTCCATTCAATCCATCCACTCCTTGATAAATGATTAAGATTATTATAATCATTATAAGCTCGTTTTTTCAAGATATTACACTTAGATGTTATAAAATTATAATATTTATGAAAAGCAGGGAGCTGGATGTGAATAGGGATTGCTGTGTATTTTAAGGGCATTCAATCCACCATGAGCTTAATAGCCTGGATATTTATTAAATAGATACAACGTAAACTTTAACCAAGTCACTCCATGATTTATATCTTATAACAAATTGAAATAAACTAATCATGGATCCGTATCATCTTTTAAATCTACAACCAGCATGCCCTCTTTATTGATTTCAGCATAAAAAACATCTTGTATAGTTTGTATCCCTTTTGCCATCAATTGATGGTGTACCCATTCTTCAGTAAGATTCAGTTTTTCAAGGTTTGAATGTACCATTTTCCCATCACTGATGATCTCAGTTCCTATAGGAGGGACTGTGTGACTCTCTGGTGTAAGATTAAGATCTGATTTAACGACCTCCTTTTGAGCGTCCTTTTTTAATACAGACAATTCACCATTTGTTTCAAAGATGGCATAATTCACGTCCTGTAATGAAAAAACGTTCTTTTGCCTCAGTAAGGCCATCAAGGAATCTATATCAAGCCGCACAGCTTTTAGTTGATGTTCCATGATATTGCCATTTTTAATTAGAATTCTTGGTTCTCCATCAAGGAGGGTCCTCGCTTTTTTTGAATGAATATCAATGTATCCAAGAGTTACGGTTATAATGCTCCATCCAAGTAAAGCAAGCAGACCGTTCCGGATGGTCAGTGAAGGATTAAACACTAAATTGGCTCCGATGCTTCCGATTGTAATTCCAGAGATAAAGTCAAAAAATGTCATGTGACTGAGTAATTTTCTGCTCATCCACCTGGTCAGTAATAATAGAGTCGTGAAGGACATTAAAAGCCTAATGGCCAACTCCGATACACTCATCCTACATGCGCCTCTTTCCATCAATTTTGTATACCTTTTCCTAAAAAGGCGGTTTTTATAACATTCTTAAGAGCTTTGACTGAAGTGTTATGTATAGTTAAGGAATTCAGATCTTATATGTTTGGATATGTAATTAGTGTTAATATTTTTCTATACTTAATAGAAGAAAAAGGGAATCCCGTCATGCCGATTCAGGGGAAAAGATACTTGATCATCTTGCTTGCTGTTATGCCAATTGTTTTTTTACGACGTCTATTTCGGCCACTTCCTGGGCTTACCCATTCGTCGTTTGGAATGGATATAAATATGAAGTATTAGATGAACTTGTGGAAGGAGTCGATAGTGAAATCGGCGAAGTAACAAGTTATTCCGATATGAAGACTCTTTCGGGGAATTTCTCTAATGAATATATTGAAGGGACCAAATATTACTCGATAAAATGTGTTTCCACGAATGAAGCGATTGCTGTGAAGATAGGATCGCAATACAAAAAAGCAGTCAGAATAGGGGAATATAAGGCAGGAATTCGAGTAATGAAACATAACAATGTACTCAACCTCGTGGTTTTATCCGGAGTTATTGGGATAGCGATACTGGTGTTTGTTCTGAGGAAAATAAGGACTGAAGGGGAGAAACGGTAAAGTAAAAATGATATACCGCTCTTTTCATGCAGATAGTAAGTGATTGGATGATGTATTTAAAAATAAATAGAGCACCTATATTCAACTTATTATTCAAACAATTAAGATGAAAAATATGGTAAAGTTATTGCATGCTTAATGTTTCCGAAAATTTCAATATCAAGGGGGAGCAGATGAAAAGAAAATATGGTAATCACGCCTCCTGGAAAAGAATCATAAGAAGAGAGTATGCCCAGACTTACATAGATTCACCTATTTTCACAGGACATGTTACCTTGCTTAAAATAATAGAGGTGGAAGAGCCCTTGGTTGTAAGGTACCTTGGGAAGGAAATTTGTATAGCAGATAAAGATTATTTATGGCTTCAGCATTTTCCGGCTAATGAAAATTTCTCCGTTACAACAGTATTTCATCCAAATGGAGATATTGTTCAATGGTATATTGATATCTGTTTTCAAATCGGAGTGGACGATGAACTGTCTTGGATGGACGATTTGTATCTTGATATCGTCATCCTGCCAGGGGGAGATGTCATTCATCTGGACGAAGATGAGTTAGAGGAAGCAAGATCAATAGAAGCAATTACAAACGAACAATATCAATTAGCTTGGAACGTGTTTACCAGGATTAATCGTTTAATTGAAGATGATAACTTCCCTCTGTTTCGTGCAGCTTACGAGCATAAACGTTCATTAATACAGAATTTGAATAAACTCTAGAGTAATAGCAACCAATTCAGGAAAGAAAATCAAAGATCACACCTAAAGATTGGAGGGAATCGTAAATGAGGAGGAGAATATCATTCATACTGACTGGAGGAATAATTGTTTTTCTGGTTTTCATCAACTGGTCAAATCTTACAGGTGAAATGTACCGTTTTGACAATGCGGATTTGTCTGCCAAACTTGAGGTTCTCTCATTTGAATCAAAGGTGCTAGTTCTTGTCCCGTTTGAAGAAATGAAAATATTCGATACCGAATTGACGAGGGACGGTACCAAACAACATTACGAAATCACCTTGATGAATAAGGATAAGGACACCCTGGTATACAGTGTCTCAAATTATGAAGAAGAGATCCTCAGTGAAACGGATAGCGAGAAAGTGGAATTTAGAAGTGGTGTAGCAGGCAAGTATATACCAGATGATAACGGGAAACGCAGGCTCTATTGGAGACAGGGTGAAGTGAATTATGGTATTACTTATCACCCTAAAGTGACACCCAATGATTTGAGTAAGGGACGATTAATTGAGATGGCAGAATCGGTGGAGTAGTTTATTAAATTAGATAGTGCAGATTTCAAGTATCAGGAATAGACAGTAGTGAAAATGGGAGTGAATTTGCATTCGCTCATATATTATTACTCACACCGATAAATGGCATTTAATCATTGGTTTGCAAATACAAAACAGAAATTTTATTAAACAAATGGAAGTGACCAAAAGGATGAACAGAATCTTTCAGCAGCTGACCAGGAGAGAGCAAGAAGGAATGCAGCCGCTATATAACTATGTTAAGAGGGTTAAAAACCAAATTTCTGCATCTGCAAGTTCGGTTTACATCATTCAGGGAGATGAAGTAATCGGGGAATGGTATGAAGGAATAGACCCGGCATCTCATAGAATTATAGATGAAGAGACACGCTATAATGTCTTTTCCGTGCGAAAAAGTTACATAGGACTTGCTGCAGCAATTCTGATTCAAGAAGGAAAAATCGGAGGTTTAGATGATCTTGTTTCGACCTATTTGGGTGAAAATATGCTTTACAATGGGATCACGATCCGCCATCTTGTGACCCATACTCATGGTTTGAATGATGACCAGGTGGAATTTGTGAAGTCAGCTCCCGCAGGGACGGTTTGGGATTACAATGGAGCAGGTCTATCTTTATTGTATAAAATCATCTTGAAGGTATCAGGGTCAACGGTAAATGAAATCGTTACAGAGCGTGTGTTCAATCCGCTTAAATTTACTGAAACCGGATGGGAAACAGTACCGGGCAAATATCTCACTGCGGATGTAAATGAACGAAATGAGCCGAATATCAGGCTCGAGGATCATACCGGATTTGAAAGGAATTTATTCGTCAGTGCAAGAGAACTTGCTCATTGGGGATATGTTCATTTAAAAAAGGGGCGTGTCGGCAATGAACAATTTCTCCCGGAAGTTCTATTTGAAAGGACAACAGCGATTCAAACACCTGAACAATTAAAGAATACCCCGCAAAATGGATTCTTTTGGTTCCGAAACGAAAATCGATTTGAGGATAGTGAATTGGGTGAAGACCTGCCAGCTGGATCGTATCAAATTCTAGGTGCATCAGGCTGTACCTGCCTGGTTATACCCAAATATGATGCAGTCGCTGTGCGCATGTACAACAAAAGGGGAAATCCTCAGGGGTATGACTATCTAAGAGATATCAAAAATTTTGGTAATATGGTGAATTCAATTTTAGCGGATAGACTCCAGAAGCATTTTTAATAGACCTTTTTAAAAATAGTGGAAATAGTGAGGGGGAAACCATGAAAATTCCTGAACATCTGCTCTCTACAGAGCGACTGAGATTACGTGAAATGATTTATAGTGATTGGAAAGCGGTTCACGAATATGCTTCTTTGAAATCTGTGTGTCAATATCAGCCCTGGGGCCCCAATAAGATTGAGGATACGAAGTCATTCATAAAGGAAGTAGTGGCAGATACAGCAAAAGTCCCGAGAACGCGCTTTATGTTTGCAATTGTCATGAAAGATAAGAACCGACTGATTGGTGCAGTAGAATTGAATATTCGTGATTATCACCATAGAAGTGGTGAAATCGGGTATATCGTGCATCCGGATTTATGGGGTAAAGGCGTTGCGACGGAAGCCGCTAAATTACTGATTGAAGTGGGATTTAAGCACTTTCACTTACATCGGATTCAAGCAACATGTGATCCCAATAACATTGCTTCTTTCAAAGTGCTGGAGAAAATAGGGATGAAAAAAGAGGGAGTTCTGCGTGAAAACCTCTTGATTAATAGCGGCTGGCGGGATTCTGCCATTTATAGTGTACTTGAGAATGAAAGATAAGGGGGAAAAATCATGCCTGATGCGGTACTGCCAAAAGTAAGATTAAGAGAATTAATAATGGAAGATGTGGAAGACCGGTATCAGTGGTGTCTGGATCGTGAAGTTACAAAACATTTAAATATGCCGGACGTTTATCCGCCTTTTACAAGGGAAGAAACATCCAAATGGATTGAGTTGTGTATCAACCGGACCAATGGGTATGAGCAGAAAGCCATTCTTACCGAAGAAGGCGTCCATATCGGTTGGATAGACTTAAAAAATATCGACAGAGTCAATAAGCATGCGGAGCTGGGAATAGCGTTAGGCAATAAAGCTTATTGGGGAAAGGGATATGGACAAGCTGCCATGAAAGAAATGTTAAGGGTCGGTTTTACAGATTTCGGAATGAATAAAATATGGCTGCGTGTTGAAACGGATAACGAAAAGGCAATCAAGTCATACAAACAAATTGGATTCGTAGATGAAGGTATTATGCGGCAGGATAGACTTAGAAATGGCAAATACGTTGACCGTATCAGAATGAGCATACTAAAAAATGAGTTTTTCATTTATTGATTATTATTTTCTTTTAAAAAAGGAATAGAGCTTCTTTCCTATAATGACCCAAGCTATATGTTCATAAGCTGTTTTAAAGGGGGAGCATGCTTGTGAAACCCGAGAGGAATAGGAAGA encodes:
- a CDS encoding DUF421 domain-containing protein produces the protein MERGACRMSVSELAIRLLMSFTTLLLLTRWMSRKLLSHMTFFDFISGITIGSIGANLVFNPSLTIRNGLLALLGWSIITVTLGYIDIHSKKARTLLDGEPRILIKNGNIMEHQLKAVRLDIDSLMALLRQKNVFSLQDVNYAIFETNGELSVLKKDAQKEVVKSDLNLTPESHTVPPIGTEIISDGKMVHSNLEKLNLTEEWVHHQLMAKGIQTIQDVFYAEINKEGMLVVDLKDDTDP
- a CDS encoding DUF402 domain-containing protein, which translates into the protein MKRKYGNHASWKRIIRREYAQTYIDSPIFTGHVTLLKIIEVEEPLVVRYLGKEICIADKDYLWLQHFPANENFSVTTVFHPNGDIVQWYIDICFQIGVDDELSWMDDLYLDIVILPGGDVIHLDEDELEEARSIEAITNEQYQLAWNVFTRINRLIEDDNFPLFRAAYEHKRSLIQNLNKL
- a CDS encoding serine hydrolase, with the protein product MNRIFQQLTRREQEGMQPLYNYVKRVKNQISASASSVYIIQGDEVIGEWYEGIDPASHRIIDEETRYNVFSVRKSYIGLAAAILIQEGKIGGLDDLVSTYLGENMLYNGITIRHLVTHTHGLNDDQVEFVKSAPAGTVWDYNGAGLSLLYKIILKVSGSTVNEIVTERVFNPLKFTETGWETVPGKYLTADVNERNEPNIRLEDHTGFERNLFVSARELAHWGYVHLKKGRVGNEQFLPEVLFERTTAIQTPEQLKNTPQNGFFWFRNENRFEDSELGEDLPAGSYQILGASGCTCLVIPKYDAVAVRMYNKRGNPQGYDYLRDIKNFGNMVNSILADRLQKHF
- a CDS encoding GNAT family N-acetyltransferase: MKIPEHLLSTERLRLREMIYSDWKAVHEYASLKSVCQYQPWGPNKIEDTKSFIKEVVADTAKVPRTRFMFAIVMKDKNRLIGAVELNIRDYHHRSGEIGYIVHPDLWGKGVATEAAKLLIEVGFKHFHLHRIQATCDPNNIASFKVLEKIGMKKEGVLRENLLINSGWRDSAIYSVLENER
- a CDS encoding GNAT family N-acetyltransferase — protein: MPDAVLPKVRLRELIMEDVEDRYQWCLDREVTKHLNMPDVYPPFTREETSKWIELCINRTNGYEQKAILTEEGVHIGWIDLKNIDRVNKHAELGIALGNKAYWGKGYGQAAMKEMLRVGFTDFGMNKIWLRVETDNEKAIKSYKQIGFVDEGIMRQDRLRNGKYVDRIRMSILKNEFFIY